A genomic segment from Thermostichus lividus PCC 6715 encodes:
- the ispG gene encoding (E)-4-hydroxy-3-methylbut-2-enyl-diphosphate synthase yields the protein MQTLPNPVQAAPTPVETAIVRRKTRPVPVGSITIGGGHPVAVQSMINEDTLDIDGSVAAIRRLHEIGCEIVRVTVPSLAHAKAMEEIRDRLYKTYKPVPLVADVHHNGMKIALEVAKYVDNVRINPGLYVFEKPKGDRTEYSAAEFAEIGDKIRETLEPLVISLRDQGKSMRIGVNHGSLAERMLFTYGDTPEGMVESALEFIRICESLNFYNLEISLKASRVPVMLAANRLMVKRMDELGMDYPLHLGVTEAGDGEYGRIKSTAGIGTLLAEGIGDTIRVSLTEAPEKEIPVCYGILQALGLRRTMVEYVACPSCGRTLFNLEDVLHKVREATKHLTGLNIAVMGCIVNGPGEMADADYGYVGKQPGYISLYRGREEVKKVPESEGVAALIDLIKADGRWIDPQ from the coding sequence ATGCAAACCCTGCCTAATCCAGTTCAAGCTGCCCCCACGCCCGTAGAGACGGCAATTGTGCGGCGCAAGACCCGACCGGTTCCCGTGGGATCCATCACCATTGGCGGTGGTCATCCGGTAGCGGTGCAGTCGATGATTAACGAAGATACGCTAGACATTGATGGTTCAGTGGCTGCCATTCGTCGTCTCCACGAAATTGGTTGTGAAATTGTGCGGGTGACGGTACCTAGTCTTGCCCACGCCAAAGCGATGGAAGAGATTCGCGATCGCCTCTACAAGACCTATAAACCTGTTCCTCTGGTGGCGGATGTTCACCATAATGGCATGAAAATTGCCCTAGAAGTGGCCAAGTACGTGGATAATGTTCGCATTAATCCGGGGCTGTACGTGTTTGAAAAGCCCAAGGGCGATCGCACCGAATATTCTGCGGCGGAATTTGCTGAAATTGGCGACAAAATCCGCGAAACCCTTGAACCCCTAGTGATTTCCCTGCGGGATCAGGGTAAATCCATGCGCATTGGTGTAAACCATGGCTCGTTAGCCGAGCGGATGCTCTTTACCTACGGTGATACCCCCGAAGGCATGGTGGAATCAGCCCTAGAATTTATCCGTATTTGTGAGTCCTTGAATTTTTACAACCTTGAAATTTCCCTCAAAGCCTCGCGGGTACCCGTGATGCTGGCAGCTAACCGACTAATGGTGAAACGCATGGATGAGTTGGGGATGGACTATCCCCTCCACCTTGGGGTGACCGAAGCAGGAGATGGCGAATACGGACGCATTAAATCCACCGCTGGCATTGGCACCCTCCTAGCCGAGGGTATTGGCGATACCATCCGCGTCTCTCTCACGGAAGCGCCGGAAAAAGAAATCCCCGTGTGCTATGGGATTTTGCAGGCACTAGGGCTGCGGCGCACCATGGTGGAGTATGTCGCCTGCCCGTCCTGTGGTCGTACGCTGTTTAACCTTGAGGATGTCTTACACAAAGTGCGTGAAGCCACGAAGCATTTAACTGGCCTGAATATTGCCGTGATGGGGTGCATTGTCAACGGCCCCGGAGAAATGGCCGATGCCGACTATGGGTATGTGGGCAAGCAACCGGGCTATATTTCCCTGTATCGCGGTCGGGAAGAGGTAAAGAAAGTGCCCGAGTCAGAAGGGGTAGCAGCCCTCATTGACCTCATTAAAGCTGACGGTCGATGGATTGACCCGCAATGA
- the urtC gene encoding urea ABC transporter permease subunit UrtC: MPKLPKLSFPKHRISAPELGVVAALALVLIFIMPLVLPGFRLDLLHRYLALAIVALGIDLIWGFTGLLSLGHGIFFALGGYAIAMHIKLQVPAGAASPLPDFMTLYGVTELPWFWYPFYSFAFAAVAVVLIPALLGAILGYLVFRNRIRGVYFSILTQAAIIVFFNFFNGQQKLFNGTNGLTDFQTLLGVPVRDAQTQYWFYVLTVIFLALAYLLCRWLTMGRFGRLLVAIRDDEARVRFSGYNPTSYKVLVFAISAALAGIGGAFFTLRTGIISPRAMDIAFSIEMVIWVAVGGRASLIGAILGALLVNFARSLLSEQFADIWLFFQGALFLIVVLALPTGIVGWLRTESHLFLARLLGRPQPLATYPELELDPDIQYERDVLKQEGKHPS; encoded by the coding sequence ATGCCTAAGTTACCTAAACTGTCGTTTCCTAAGCATCGTATCAGTGCTCCAGAGTTAGGAGTGGTGGCTGCCCTTGCCTTAGTTTTAATCTTTATTATGCCCCTTGTCCTGCCCGGCTTCCGTTTGGATCTGCTGCATCGCTATTTGGCACTGGCAATTGTGGCGCTTGGCATTGACCTGATTTGGGGATTTACGGGCTTACTGAGCTTAGGGCATGGCATTTTCTTTGCCTTGGGCGGCTATGCGATCGCTATGCATATTAAACTGCAAGTCCCAGCAGGCGCCGCCAGTCCTCTGCCGGATTTCATGACCCTTTATGGGGTCACGGAGCTACCTTGGTTTTGGTATCCGTTCTATTCCTTTGCCTTCGCTGCGGTAGCAGTGGTGCTGATTCCGGCACTCTTGGGGGCAATTCTAGGCTATCTAGTGTTTCGCAACCGCATTCGCGGCGTTTACTTTTCCATCCTTACCCAAGCGGCCATTATCGTCTTCTTTAATTTCTTTAACGGTCAGCAAAAGCTTTTTAACGGCACTAACGGTCTCACAGACTTTCAGACCCTTTTAGGGGTACCCGTACGGGATGCCCAAACGCAGTATTGGTTTTACGTGCTGACGGTGATCTTCCTCGCGCTGGCGTATTTGCTCTGTCGTTGGCTGACCATGGGACGCTTTGGCCGACTCTTGGTGGCGATTCGCGATGATGAAGCTCGGGTGCGCTTTTCCGGCTACAACCCCACTAGCTATAAGGTACTGGTGTTTGCCATTTCTGCTGCCCTAGCGGGGATTGGCGGTGCTTTTTTTACGCTGCGAACCGGGATCATCTCGCCGCGTGCGATGGATATTGCCTTTTCCATTGAGATGGTGATCTGGGTGGCGGTGGGCGGTCGTGCCAGCCTGATCGGCGCAATTTTAGGGGCACTGCTTGTGAACTTTGCCCGTAGTTTGCTAAGTGAGCAGTTTGCAGATATTTGGCTCTTTTTCCAAGGGGCGCTGTTCCTCATTGTTGTGTTGGCCTTACCCACGGGAATTGTGGGCTGGCTGCGGACGGAGAGCCATTTGTTTTTGGCAAGACTGCTGGGGCGACCCCAACCTTTGGCCACCTATCCTGAATTGGAGCTAGACCCAGACATACAGTACGAGCGTGACGTTCTCAAGCAGGAGGGCAAACACCCATCGTGA
- a CDS encoding DnaJ C-terminal domain-containing protein has product MAATDFKDYYEILGVSKTATPEEIKKAYRKLARKYHPDLNPGDPAAEARFKEINEAHEVLSDPEKRQKYDQFGQYWKQAAAGAPPPGGAGFEGMDFGQYSSFDDFINELLGRFGRSGGAGRRVYTYRTTTGPEGFREYVDFGDDPFSRFVDMPAQDTEAAIALTLSEAFHGTQKRLQIGDETVTVRIPPGAKSGSRIRVKGKGQMSPFSQQRGDLYLTIELLPHAFYKFEGNNLICEVPISPAEAVLGAQIKVPTPDGKVTMSIPPGVDSGQTLRLRGKGWRDPKGNRTDLLVRLKIVTPKDLSRQERECYEKLQQISSFDPRGAIAEVHL; this is encoded by the coding sequence ATGGCTGCTACCGATTTCAAAGACTATTACGAAATCCTGGGAGTGAGTAAAACCGCCACACCAGAAGAAATCAAAAAGGCCTACCGGAAACTGGCGCGCAAATATCACCCTGATTTGAATCCAGGTGATCCAGCAGCAGAAGCTCGCTTTAAAGAGATCAACGAAGCCCACGAGGTACTATCTGACCCAGAAAAACGCCAGAAATACGATCAGTTTGGGCAGTATTGGAAGCAAGCTGCTGCGGGGGCACCGCCGCCGGGTGGAGCTGGCTTTGAAGGGATGGATTTTGGGCAGTACAGTAGTTTCGATGATTTTATTAACGAACTATTGGGACGTTTCGGGCGCAGCGGTGGAGCTGGGCGACGAGTGTACACCTATCGAACCACAACGGGGCCAGAGGGATTCCGAGAATACGTGGACTTTGGGGACGATCCCTTCAGCCGTTTTGTGGACATGCCAGCCCAAGATACGGAGGCTGCGATCGCCCTCACCCTTTCCGAAGCTTTTCACGGTACCCAAAAACGGTTACAAATTGGGGATGAAACGGTTACTGTTCGTATTCCACCTGGAGCCAAGTCCGGTAGCCGTATTCGGGTCAAGGGCAAAGGGCAGATGAGTCCCTTTAGCCAGCAGCGGGGGGATTTATATCTTACTATCGAGTTACTACCCCATGCCTTTTATAAATTTGAAGGCAATAATTTAATTTGTGAAGTTCCGATTAGTCCAGCAGAAGCCGTACTCGGTGCTCAAATAAAAGTTCCGACCCCTGACGGAAAGGTAACGATGAGCATCCCTCCTGGCGTGGATTCTGGACAAACCTTGAGATTACGTGGCAAAGGCTGGCGCGATCCCAAAGGTAATCGAACTGATTTGCTGGTACGGCTGAAAATTGTCACCCCGAAAGACTTAAGTAGGCAGGAAAGAGAATGCTATGAGAAGTTGCAGCAGATTAGCAGTTTTGATCCTCGAGGTGCGATCGCGGAGGTGCATCTATGA
- the dnaK gene encoding molecular chaperone DnaK yields MAKVVGIDLGTTNSCVAVMEGGQPVVIANAEGNRTTPSVVAFTKTGDKLVGQIAKRQAVMNPENTFYSVKRFIGRKYDEVTDESKQVSYKVLRDSNGNVKLDCPIQKKQFAPEEISAEVLRKLVNDASKYLGEPVKQAVITVPAYFNDSQRQATKDAGRIAGIEVLRIINEPTAAALAYGLDKKSNETILVFDLGGGTFDVSILDVGDGVFEVKATSGDTHLGGDDFDKKIVDWLATEFQRNEGIDLRKDKQALQRLTEAAEKAKIELSAATQTQINLPFITATQDGPKHLDMTLTRAQFEQLCSDLLDRCRKPVDQALRDAKLTASDIDEVVLVGGSTRIPAVQQLVRQMTGKEPCQGVNPDEVVAVGAAIQAGVLAGDVKDVLLLDVTPLSLGVETLGGVMTKIIPRNTTIPVKKSEIFSTAADGQTNVEIHVLQGEREMAADNKSLGTFRLDGIPPAPRGVPQIEVTFDIDTNGILSVSAQDKASGKQQSITITGASTLDKSEVERMVKEAERNAEADRRRREQIDTKNTADSVAYQAEKQLKDLGDKVPTADKTRLEGMVQDLRTAIQQENYDRMKSLTNDIQQALMQVGSAVYSQQTGGSTTNGGEDVIDADFIDQK; encoded by the coding sequence ATGGCAAAAGTTGTTGGAATTGACTTAGGAACAACAAATTCCTGTGTAGCAGTCATGGAAGGTGGACAACCTGTTGTGATTGCTAATGCAGAAGGTAACCGAACTACGCCATCAGTCGTTGCCTTTACAAAGACTGGTGATAAGCTGGTGGGGCAAATTGCCAAACGGCAGGCGGTCATGAACCCGGAAAATACCTTCTACTCGGTTAAGCGGTTTATTGGGCGCAAATATGACGAAGTGACGGATGAATCAAAGCAGGTTTCCTACAAGGTACTGCGTGACAGCAATGGCAATGTCAAACTGGACTGCCCAATTCAGAAAAAGCAATTTGCACCCGAGGAAATTTCGGCAGAAGTGCTACGTAAGCTAGTCAATGATGCCAGCAAGTATCTGGGTGAACCGGTGAAGCAGGCGGTCATCACAGTTCCTGCTTATTTCAATGATTCTCAACGGCAGGCAACCAAAGATGCCGGACGGATTGCAGGCATTGAAGTTCTACGCATTATCAACGAACCAACGGCGGCAGCACTGGCCTATGGGTTAGACAAGAAAAGCAATGAAACCATCCTGGTGTTTGACTTGGGTGGCGGTACGTTTGATGTCTCCATTTTGGACGTCGGAGATGGGGTATTCGAGGTCAAAGCCACCAGTGGTGATACCCACTTGGGTGGCGATGACTTTGATAAAAAGATTGTGGATTGGCTTGCCACTGAGTTTCAGCGCAATGAAGGCATTGATCTCCGCAAAGACAAGCAAGCCTTGCAACGGCTGACAGAGGCAGCAGAAAAAGCCAAGATTGAACTGTCGGCAGCGACTCAGACGCAAATTAATTTACCGTTCATTACGGCTACCCAAGACGGGCCCAAGCACTTGGATATGACGCTGACCAGAGCGCAGTTTGAGCAATTGTGCAGTGACTTGCTCGATCGCTGCCGCAAACCTGTTGATCAAGCGCTTCGGGATGCTAAGCTAACGGCGTCTGACATCGATGAAGTTGTGCTGGTGGGTGGTTCGACTCGCATTCCAGCCGTGCAGCAATTAGTCCGGCAAATGACTGGGAAAGAACCCTGCCAGGGCGTGAATCCGGATGAGGTTGTTGCAGTGGGTGCGGCCATCCAAGCGGGGGTCTTGGCAGGGGACGTGAAAGACGTGTTATTGTTGGATGTCACGCCGCTGTCGCTGGGTGTGGAAACCCTCGGTGGCGTAATGACCAAAATTATTCCCCGTAATACCACCATTCCAGTGAAAAAATCGGAGATCTTTTCCACCGCAGCGGATGGCCAAACTAATGTCGAAATCCACGTTTTGCAAGGGGAGCGGGAAATGGCAGCGGACAACAAGAGCCTAGGAACCTTCCGACTCGACGGCATTCCTCCCGCACCCCGGGGTGTCCCCCAAATTGAAGTCACCTTTGATATTGACACCAACGGCATTCTCTCTGTCTCGGCTCAAGACAAGGCCAGCGGCAAACAGCAATCCATTACAATCACCGGGGCTTCGACCCTTGATAAATCGGAGGTCGAACGCATGGTGAAAGAAGCCGAGCGCAACGCCGAAGCCGATCGCCGCCGCCGCGAACAAATCGATACCAAAAACACTGCCGATTCCGTTGCCTATCAAGCCGAGAAGCAGCTCAAAGACTTGGGCGACAAAGTCCCCACCGCCGACAAAACTCGGCTGGAAGGCATGGTTCAAGACCTGCGCACCGCGATCCAACAAGAAAACTACGATCGCATGAAATCCCTCACCAACGACATTCAGCAGGCGCTCATGCAAGTTGGCAGTGCAGTCTATTCTCAGCAGACCGGTGGCAGCACTACCAACGGCGGTGAAGATGTCATCGACGCTGACTTTATAGATCAAAAGTGA
- a CDS encoding carbonic anhydrase, translating into MTVVRPNEALTRLMLGNQRFVQHRLDNPHRDFTRIEAVAEHQEPFAAILSCADSRVIPEVLFDQGIGDMFVIRVAGNLAMMDTVASAEYAIAVLGVSLLMVLGHERCGAVKATLTGGSFPGIISTLAESVAPALKATQHQTGDRLTNVIQANVHLQLERLSRSTVVKAAMAKGQLRLVGAYYDLDTAEVQILEDRPDAGV; encoded by the coding sequence ATGACGGTCGTGCGCCCCAATGAAGCATTGACACGGTTAATGCTAGGGAACCAGCGGTTTGTGCAGCACCGGCTCGATAACCCCCATCGTGACTTCACCCGTATTGAAGCTGTGGCGGAGCATCAAGAACCCTTTGCTGCCATCCTCAGTTGCGCTGACTCGCGGGTTATTCCTGAAGTTCTGTTTGATCAAGGGATTGGCGACATGTTCGTCATTCGGGTTGCTGGCAACTTAGCCATGATGGATACGGTCGCTAGCGCCGAGTACGCGATCGCCGTGCTGGGGGTTTCGCTATTGATGGTATTGGGTCATGAACGCTGTGGTGCAGTGAAAGCCACTCTCACGGGAGGCAGCTTTCCAGGAATTATTAGCACCCTCGCCGAATCAGTGGCTCCTGCTCTCAAAGCCACCCAACACCAGACAGGCGATCGCCTCACCAACGTTATTCAAGCCAATGTCCACCTCCAACTAGAGCGCCTGTCTCGCTCCACAGTTGTCAAAGCCGCCATGGCCAAGGGGCAACTGCGCTTAGTGGGTGCCTACTATGATTTGGATACCGCCGAAGTGCAAATCCTTGAAGACCGTCCTGATGCTGGTGTTTGA
- a CDS encoding chaperone modulator CbpM, with amino-acid sequence MTTSMGLSRIVWSNAGDRLYSFEQAAYFTQTSVPLIEQFVTLGLVEPTGTMLRRQDLVRVVQIQRLRRDLGLNLVGAAMVLDMAAEIAQLKAQLRAYQTDVRTRH; translated from the coding sequence ATGACCACTAGCATGGGGCTTTCACGAATTGTTTGGTCGAATGCAGGCGATCGCCTCTACAGCTTTGAACAAGCCGCTTACTTTACCCAAACCTCAGTGCCACTCATTGAGCAATTTGTGACGTTAGGTCTAGTTGAACCAACAGGCACGATGCTGCGCCGCCAAGATCTCGTCCGCGTGGTGCAGATTCAACGCCTGCGTCGCGATTTGGGATTAAATTTAGTCGGTGCCGCGATGGTACTCGACATGGCCGCCGAGATTGCGCAGCTCAAGGCTCAACTGCGCGCCTATCAAACAGACGTTAGAACTAGGCATTAG
- a CDS encoding ABC transporter permease subunit, translated as MTFLLESIFNGTSIGAVLLLAALGLAIVFGIMGVINLAHGELMMLGAYTTFVVQNAFRALGDSWFDWYLLVAVPLAFALAAGVGVMLERSVIRYLYGRPLETLLATWGVSLILQQLVRSISWQMTLQIALFCLLFFGGMWLLKGRTIAQRWHAWVTPVLLVLSLGIGITTGLAVGGAAGLAVTKPWFGAQGVDVTAPSWLRAGVNLLGVQFPFVRLFIIALTAVCLVAIYLFLLRSQWGLRIRAVTQNRSMSACLGIPTQTVDALTFALGSGLAGIAGCAISLLGSVSPNTGQNYIVDAFMVVVVGGVGKIVGSIVAALGIGFVNYVIGSGLFTRFLAPGTGLYDFFEFFASTSMARVMVFILIITFLQIRPAGLFPQKGRTVDA; from the coding sequence ATGACGTTTTTGCTTGAGAGTATTTTTAATGGCACGAGCATTGGCGCAGTCTTGCTGTTGGCAGCACTGGGCTTAGCCATTGTCTTTGGCATTATGGGGGTGATTAATCTTGCCCACGGCGAACTAATGATGCTGGGGGCCTACACTACCTTTGTGGTGCAAAATGCCTTTCGGGCACTGGGAGATAGCTGGTTTGACTGGTACTTGCTGGTGGCTGTTCCCCTCGCCTTTGCCCTAGCAGCTGGCGTTGGTGTTATGCTCGAGCGCAGTGTCATTCGCTATCTCTACGGTCGTCCCCTCGAAACTCTATTGGCGACGTGGGGGGTGAGTTTGATTTTGCAACAGTTGGTGCGCAGCATTAGCTGGCAGATGACCCTGCAAATTGCCCTCTTTTGCCTCCTGTTTTTTGGGGGTATGTGGCTGCTCAAGGGACGTACCATAGCTCAGCGTTGGCACGCTTGGGTGACCCCTGTCTTACTAGTGCTGTCTTTGGGAATTGGTATTACAACGGGGCTGGCTGTAGGGGGGGCAGCGGGCTTAGCTGTGACTAAGCCGTGGTTTGGTGCCCAAGGGGTTGATGTCACCGCACCCAGTTGGTTGCGGGCGGGGGTGAACCTCTTGGGGGTGCAATTTCCCTTTGTGCGCTTGTTTATTATTGCCTTGACAGCAGTATGCTTGGTGGCCATTTATCTGTTCCTGCTGCGATCGCAATGGGGGTTGCGCATTCGTGCGGTTACCCAAAACCGCAGTATGAGTGCTTGCCTAGGCATTCCCACTCAAACTGTGGATGCCTTGACCTTTGCCCTCGGATCAGGGCTGGCTGGGATTGCTGGCTGTGCTATTAGTCTGCTGGGGTCGGTGAGCCCAAACACTGGTCAAAACTATATTGTTGATGCCTTTATGGTGGTGGTGGTCGGCGGGGTCGGCAAAATTGTTGGCTCCATTGTAGCTGCCTTGGGGATTGGTTTTGTCAACTATGTGATTGGCTCTGGGCTCTTCACGCGATTCTTGGCACCCGGTACGGGGCTTTACGACTTCTTTGAGTTTTTTGCCAGTACCAGTATGGCGCGGGTGATGGTCTTTATCCTCATTATTACCTTCTTGCAAATTCGCCCTGCTGGCTTATTTCCGCAAAAAGGACGTACCGTCGATGCCTAA
- the urtA gene encoding urea ABC transporter substrate-binding protein produces MAQQFGLGRRKFIVYGSAALGTSLLIKGCAPATDTGGGGTTAGSGETIKVGILHSLSGTMAISEKSVVDATQLAIDEINSAGGVLGKQIEPILEDGASDWPTFAEKATKLIDQDNVVVVFGCWTSASRKAVLPVFEAKNHMLWYPVQYEGQECSKNIFYTGAAPNQQIEPAVDWLLENKGKKFFLVGSDYVFPRTANTIIKAQLAAKGGETVGEDYLPLGSIEVTPIITKIRSALPDGGVIFNTLNGDSNVAFFKQLQGAGLTPDKYPTMSVSIAEEEVQAIGVEYLKGHYAAWNYFMTVDTPQNKTFVEAFKAKFGQNRVTNDPMESAYIGVNLWKQAVEQAGTADDLEKVRQAAIGQAFDAPQGPVKMFPNHHISQTVRIGEVGDDGLFKIVYATPQPVDPLPWNQFVAETKGFTCDWTRTDVENPGQFRMEGS; encoded by the coding sequence ATGGCTCAACAATTTGGACTTGGACGACGTAAATTTATTGTGTATGGCTCCGCCGCCTTGGGAACGAGCCTACTGATCAAAGGCTGCGCTCCAGCCACAGACACCGGTGGTGGTGGCACAACAGCAGGCAGTGGTGAGACGATTAAAGTCGGCATTTTGCACTCCCTCAGTGGCACCATGGCCATCAGCGAAAAAAGCGTCGTGGATGCCACCCAGCTAGCCATCGATGAAATTAACAGTGCTGGCGGTGTCCTCGGTAAACAGATTGAGCCTATTCTTGAAGACGGTGCCTCCGACTGGCCGACCTTTGCCGAAAAAGCCACAAAACTGATCGATCAAGATAACGTTGTTGTTGTCTTTGGCTGTTGGACCTCTGCCTCCCGCAAAGCTGTGCTGCCAGTGTTTGAGGCTAAAAATCATATGCTCTGGTACCCCGTGCAATATGAAGGTCAAGAATGCTCTAAAAATATTTTCTATACGGGGGCAGCCCCTAACCAGCAAATTGAACCTGCCGTAGATTGGTTGCTGGAAAATAAAGGGAAAAAATTCTTTTTGGTCGGCTCTGACTACGTCTTCCCCCGCACCGCCAATACTATTATTAAGGCGCAACTCGCGGCCAAAGGTGGGGAAACGGTCGGTGAAGACTATCTGCCCCTTGGCAGCATCGAGGTCACCCCCATTATTACCAAGATTCGCTCTGCTCTCCCCGATGGCGGTGTTATTTTTAACACCCTGAACGGCGATAGTAACGTTGCCTTCTTCAAACAACTGCAGGGGGCGGGGTTAACTCCCGATAAATACCCCACCATGTCGGTAAGTATTGCTGAAGAAGAAGTTCAAGCCATTGGTGTGGAGTACCTCAAGGGGCACTACGCTGCTTGGAATTACTTCATGACCGTTGATACGCCCCAAAACAAAACCTTTGTGGAGGCCTTCAAAGCAAAATTTGGCCAAAATCGCGTTACCAACGACCCCATGGAGTCTGCCTATATTGGGGTTAACCTGTGGAAGCAAGCAGTGGAGCAGGCGGGAACCGCTGATGATCTCGAAAAAGTGCGCCAAGCTGCCATTGGCCAAGCCTTTGATGCACCCCAAGGCCCGGTGAAGATGTTCCCTAATCACCATATTTCGCAAACGGTGCGCATTGGAGAAGTGGGCGACGATGGCCTCTTTAAGATTGTTTATGCCACCCCACAGCCAGTGGATCCGCTGCCGTGGAACCAGTTCGTGGCTGAAACCAAAGGCTTTACCTGCGACTGGACCCGCACTGATGTAGAGAATCCCGGCCAATTCCGGATGGAAGGGTCATAA
- a CDS encoding DUF2905 domain-containing protein: protein MIAEIGKIFVVLGASLLLLGSLLWLSAGTLRHIPLGRLPGDILVQNEYFTFYFPLTTGILLSLGLSVLLWLGKFITSR, encoded by the coding sequence ATGATTGCGGAGATTGGAAAAATATTTGTCGTTCTCGGTGCAAGCCTCCTGTTGCTAGGAAGTTTGCTCTGGCTCAGTGCTGGAACCTTGAGGCACATCCCTCTTGGCCGCTTGCCGGGGGATATTCTGGTACAGAATGAGTATTTTACCTTCTACTTTCCATTGACCACTGGTATCCTCTTGAGCCTTGGCTTAAGCGTCTTGCTCTGGTTAGGAAAATTCATTACCAGTCGCTAA
- a CDS encoding histidine triad nucleotide-binding protein: MTAETIFSRIIRREIPADIVYEDELCLAFRDINPQAPIHILIIPKKPIPQLSLAEPEDHRVLGHLLLSAKRIAENEGLSNGYRIVINNGADGGQTVYHLHLHLLGGRAFQWPPG, encoded by the coding sequence ATGACCGCAGAAACAATTTTTAGCCGTATTATTCGCCGTGAGATCCCCGCCGACATTGTCTATGAGGATGAGCTGTGTCTGGCCTTCCGCGACATCAACCCCCAAGCCCCGATCCACATTTTGATTATTCCGAAAAAGCCAATCCCGCAGCTTAGTCTTGCGGAACCAGAAGACCACCGGGTACTGGGTCACCTGCTGTTGAGCGCCAAGCGGATTGCCGAAAACGAGGGGCTGAGCAATGGCTATCGCATTGTGATCAACAATGGCGCCGATGGCGGGCAAACCGTTTATCACCTCCACCTTCACCTGCTGGGAGGCAGAGCCTTCCAGTGGCCCCCTGGGTGA
- a CDS encoding ChaB family protein, which yields MSSAFAKTPEKCVSATFKDEKKLQDAVQRLLNRGVPKERISIIGRNFQSEARITGFLTKKDVILDGLASGALYGSLFGSVLSLLTGVGVLFIPFLGAVVAAGPLGAALLGATSGALYGALGAGLGSALISLGMPQDKAAIYQTRVQAGEFLLVVEVPEEKSGETFLLLQSAGGEEVAITDMQLPREPEGELTGSHQISPEIKADLSEEAQQTFVEAYNQSLSESPETTNALKTAWERIKQLFDRDDKGIFSKRKAN from the coding sequence ATGAGTTCAGCCTTTGCTAAAACCCCAGAAAAGTGCGTTTCCGCCACCTTCAAAGATGAGAAAAAGCTACAGGATGCTGTCCAACGCCTGCTCAATCGCGGCGTGCCCAAAGAGCGGATTTCCATCATTGGACGTAACTTCCAATCGGAAGCTCGCATCACTGGGTTTTTGACTAAAAAAGACGTGATTTTGGATGGTTTGGCCAGCGGTGCGCTCTATGGTTCCCTATTTGGCTCTGTTTTAAGCCTGCTTACCGGAGTCGGTGTGCTGTTTATTCCCTTTTTAGGTGCAGTTGTCGCAGCAGGGCCACTGGGGGCGGCGCTACTGGGAGCGACTAGTGGTGCCCTCTACGGGGCGCTGGGTGCAGGGTTAGGCTCTGCGCTCATCTCATTGGGAATGCCCCAAGATAAGGCTGCTATTTATCAAACGCGTGTGCAGGCGGGTGAATTTTTGCTGGTCGTAGAAGTTCCTGAAGAGAAATCGGGTGAAACTTTCCTACTTTTACAAAGTGCAGGGGGTGAAGAAGTTGCTATTACAGATATGCAGTTGCCCCGTGAACCCGAAGGCGAATTGACAGGCAGTCACCAAATTTCGCCAGAGATCAAGGCGGATTTGTCCGAAGAGGCGCAGCAAACCTTTGTGGAAGCCTATAACCAGTCTCTCAGCGAATCTCCAGAGACAACCAATGCTTTGAAAACAGCTTGGGAGCGGATCAAGCAATTATTCGATCGCGACGACAAGGGCATCTTCTCCAAACGCAAAGCGAATTAG